A section of the Kribbella voronezhensis genome encodes:
- a CDS encoding RelA/SpoT family protein, with amino-acid sequence MTSAVPDVVPHEPPRAPAAVRPVPNPSPPAAAPPSAQPPRIAPARVRARLARLGGTRHPNRAPMLEPLFRVVRATHPKADLAIIERAYRTAEKHHTGQLRKSGDAYITHPLAVATILAELGMTAPTLCAALLHDTVEDTDYTIDELKKDFSEEIAMLVDGVTKLDKVKYGESAQAETIRKMVVAMAKDIRVLVIKLADRLHNMRTLGFLRQEKQERIARETLEIYAPLAHRLGMNTIKWELEDLSFSTLHPKVYDEIVRLVAERAPSRDEYLASVIDQVHEDLRAAKVKATVTGRPKHYYSIYQKMIVRGREFGDIYDLVGIRVLVESVRDCYAALGVLHARWNPVPGRFKDYIAMPKFNMYQSLHTTVIGPSGKPVELQIRSFSMHRRAEYGIAAHWKYKEDPNSPAPEAGAPPTTDVSTPNEMPWVRQLVDWQRETSDPSEFLDSLRFEINNSEVYVFTPRGDVMSLPTGSSPVDFAYAVHTEVGHRCIGARVNGRLVPLESTLENGDVVEVFTSKAQGAGPSRDWLTFVKSPRARNKIKHWFSKERRDEAIEHGKDAIAKQLRKEGLPLQRLLSHETLTAVANSLRYPDVTGLYAAVGESHVSAQAVVRRLIETYGGEEGAAEDLAEGLRLPQTRERRKRTARGDAGVIVKGATDVLSKLARCCTPVPGDEIIGWVTRGAGVSVHRADCANVENLQTQPERIVEVEWAPTAQSVFLVAIQVEALDRARLLSDITRVLSDYHVNILSAALTTTRDRIAKSRFTFEMGDPTHLGHVLKAVRSVEGVFDVYRVTQ; translated from the coding sequence ATGACTTCTGCGGTACCGGATGTGGTCCCGCACGAGCCTCCGCGCGCGCCTGCCGCCGTGCGCCCGGTGCCCAATCCATCGCCGCCCGCTGCCGCTCCACCCAGTGCTCAGCCGCCGCGGATCGCGCCCGCCCGGGTGCGAGCCCGGCTGGCCCGGCTCGGCGGCACCCGGCATCCGAACCGGGCACCGATGCTCGAGCCGCTGTTCCGGGTGGTTCGCGCCACCCACCCCAAGGCCGACCTCGCGATCATCGAGCGCGCCTACCGGACGGCCGAGAAGCACCACACCGGCCAGCTCCGCAAGAGTGGCGACGCCTACATCACGCATCCGCTCGCGGTGGCGACCATCCTGGCCGAGCTCGGTATGACGGCGCCGACCCTGTGCGCGGCCCTGCTGCACGACACGGTCGAAGACACCGACTACACGATCGACGAGCTGAAGAAGGACTTCAGCGAAGAGATCGCGATGCTGGTCGACGGCGTCACCAAGCTGGACAAGGTCAAGTACGGCGAGTCCGCGCAGGCCGAGACGATCCGCAAGATGGTCGTCGCGATGGCCAAGGACATCCGGGTGCTGGTGATCAAGCTCGCCGACCGGCTGCACAACATGCGCACGCTCGGCTTCCTGCGGCAGGAGAAGCAGGAGCGGATCGCCCGCGAGACGCTCGAGATCTACGCCCCGCTGGCGCACCGGCTGGGTATGAACACGATCAAGTGGGAGCTCGAGGACCTGTCCTTCTCGACCCTGCACCCGAAGGTGTACGACGAGATCGTCCGGCTGGTCGCCGAGCGCGCCCCGTCCCGCGACGAGTACCTGGCGTCCGTGATCGACCAGGTGCACGAGGACCTGCGCGCGGCCAAGGTGAAGGCGACCGTCACCGGCCGGCCGAAGCACTACTACTCGATCTACCAGAAGATGATCGTCCGCGGCCGCGAGTTCGGCGACATCTACGACCTGGTCGGCATCCGCGTGCTGGTCGAGTCGGTCCGGGACTGTTATGCCGCGCTCGGTGTGCTGCACGCGCGGTGGAACCCGGTGCCCGGCCGGTTCAAGGACTACATCGCGATGCCGAAGTTCAACATGTACCAGTCGCTGCACACCACCGTGATCGGCCCCTCGGGCAAGCCGGTGGAGCTGCAGATCCGGTCGTTCTCGATGCACCGCCGCGCGGAGTACGGCATCGCCGCGCACTGGAAGTACAAGGAAGACCCGAATTCGCCGGCCCCGGAGGCGGGCGCCCCGCCGACCACCGACGTCAGCACGCCGAACGAGATGCCCTGGGTGCGGCAACTGGTCGACTGGCAGCGGGAGACCTCCGACCCGTCGGAGTTCCTCGACTCGCTGCGGTTCGAGATCAACAACTCCGAGGTCTACGTCTTCACCCCGCGTGGCGATGTGATGTCGCTCCCGACGGGGTCGTCGCCGGTCGACTTCGCGTACGCCGTGCACACCGAGGTCGGCCACCGCTGTATCGGCGCCCGGGTGAACGGGCGGCTGGTGCCACTGGAGAGCACGCTGGAGAACGGCGACGTGGTCGAGGTGTTCACCTCGAAGGCGCAGGGCGCCGGCCCGTCGCGTGACTGGCTCACCTTCGTCAAGAGCCCGCGCGCCCGCAACAAGATCAAGCACTGGTTCTCGAAGGAACGCCGCGACGAGGCGATCGAGCACGGCAAGGACGCGATCGCGAAGCAACTCCGCAAGGAGGGCCTGCCACTGCAGCGCCTGCTGTCGCACGAGACGTTGACCGCGGTCGCGAACTCACTGCGCTACCCGGACGTGACGGGTCTATACGCCGCGGTCGGCGAGAGCCACGTGAGCGCGCAAGCCGTAGTACGGCGTCTGATCGAGACGTATGGCGGTGAGGAAGGCGCGGCCGAGGATCTGGCCGAGGGGCTGCGGTTGCCGCAGACCCGGGAGCGCCGCAAGCGCACCGCTCGCGGCGATGCCGGTGTCATCGTCAAGGGCGCGACCGACGTGCTGTCCAAGCTCGCCCGCTGCTGTACGCCGGTGCCGGGCGACGAGATCATCGGCTGGGTCACCCGTGGCGCCGGCGTCTCGGTGCACCGGGCCGACTGCGCCAACGTGGAGAACCTGCAGACCCAGCCCGAGCGCATCGTCGAGGTCGAATGGGCCCCGACCGCGCAGTCGGTCTTCCTGGTCGCGATCCAGGTCGAGGCGCTGGACCGGGCCCGGCTGCTGTCGGACATCACCCGGGTGCTGTCCGACTACCACGTGAACATCCTGTCGGCGGCGCTGACGACCACCCGCGACCGGATCGCCAAGTCCCGTTTCACCTTTGAGATGGGCGATCCGACGCACCTCGGCCATGTGCTCAAGGCCGTTCGCTCGGTGGAAGGCGTCTTCGACGTCTACCGGGTCACCCAGTAG
- a CDS encoding nuclear transport factor 2 family protein: MPLTTEDRLAIHELVSLHGHLADDRRSDDLGLLLTPDASYDVSAYGLGIVRGLPALIDLFKSAPGDQPVGHHVTNVIVTADPELDDRATVRSKGLSVMANGHAGTVIYEDEVVRTTNGWRINARVIVPSRSA, from the coding sequence ATGCCACTGACCACCGAAGACCGGCTGGCCATACACGAACTGGTGTCGCTACACGGGCACCTCGCGGACGATCGCCGATCCGACGACCTTGGGCTACTACTGACACCCGACGCGTCGTACGACGTATCTGCCTACGGGCTGGGCATTGTCCGCGGACTGCCCGCACTGATCGACCTCTTCAAGTCCGCCCCCGGCGACCAGCCCGTCGGACATCACGTCACCAACGTGATAGTCACAGCCGACCCCGAACTCGACGACCGCGCCACAGTGCGTTCCAAAGGACTCTCGGTAATGGCGAACGGCCACGCGGGCACCGTCATCTACGAGGACGAGGTGGTACGGACAACGAACGGCTGGCGAATCAACGCCCGCGTAATCGTGCCGTCGCGGAGTGCCTGA
- a CDS encoding TetR/AcrR family transcriptional regulator has protein sequence MTDHKRGARPASTGPRRADAIANRAKVVAAAREAFEAEGLSVSLDEIARRAGVGAGTVHRHFRTKAELVDTVLAAAVEDLVVAANSYAASDDAGSALRDLLVRLVTEGAAAHELAARLQIGAGSVEAAVSGPVAELNRAMGLLLSRARDSGAVRHDVDDRDLAALIAAAHAAYVHPTGGDHALMLVLRSLEAPT, from the coding sequence ATGACTGATCATAAACGGGGCGCGCGCCCCGCTTCAACTGGGCCTCGCCGAGCTGATGCCATCGCCAATCGTGCCAAGGTGGTGGCGGCGGCCCGTGAGGCGTTCGAGGCAGAGGGACTCAGCGTGTCCCTCGACGAGATCGCCCGGCGGGCCGGCGTCGGTGCGGGCACGGTTCACCGGCACTTCAGGACGAAGGCGGAGCTCGTCGACACGGTCCTCGCCGCCGCGGTTGAGGACCTTGTGGTGGCGGCGAACTCCTATGCCGCGTCGGACGACGCCGGCTCGGCGCTGCGGGACCTTCTGGTGCGACTGGTCACCGAGGGAGCAGCGGCCCACGAACTCGCCGCGCGGCTGCAGATCGGCGCAGGCAGCGTCGAGGCGGCAGTGTCGGGACCGGTCGCCGAGCTGAACCGTGCGATGGGCCTACTGCTGTCCCGCGCCCGCGACTCGGGAGCTGTACGTCACGACGTCGATGACCGCGACCTGGCCGCGCTCATTGCCGCCGCGCACGCCGCGTACGTCCATCCCACCGGCGGCGACCACGCATTGATGCTGGTGCTGCGATCGCTCGAGGCCCCCACTTGA
- a CDS encoding DUF349 domain-containing protein has translation MAEESWGRVADDGTVFVRTKDGERAVGQWPDANPDEALAFYTRRYDALAFEVDLLEKRVQAGTVSPDDARAAVKKVTAAIDEAQAVGDLDGLRARLDALTPLVAQQREKKKAERAAKVEEAREAKTKIAVEAETIAAGTDWRHGVTRLRELLDEWKALPRLDKSSDDELWHRFSSARTTYTRHRKQHFAELSSKRDEAAVVKERLAAEAESLSSSTDWGPTSGRFRDLMRQWKAAGPAPREVDDKLWARFRSAQDAFFGARDAVQAEENQEQVANLALKEALLVEIEAILPVTDAKAAREQLRDLLDRWDAIGKIPRDSMRSIDARLRAVEQAVKSAEDEVWNRSNPEARARAEATVKQLQSLIADLEKQAAKHEAQGNTKKATEARESIAARREWLTQAQNALAEFS, from the coding sequence GTGGCCGAGGAAAGCTGGGGCCGGGTAGCAGACGACGGAACGGTCTTCGTACGGACCAAGGACGGCGAACGAGCGGTCGGCCAGTGGCCGGACGCCAACCCCGACGAGGCGCTCGCCTTCTACACCCGGCGGTACGACGCCCTCGCCTTCGAGGTCGACCTGCTGGAGAAGCGGGTCCAGGCCGGCACGGTCTCCCCCGACGACGCCCGCGCGGCCGTGAAGAAGGTGACCGCCGCCATCGACGAGGCCCAGGCCGTCGGTGACCTCGACGGGCTGCGGGCCCGGCTCGACGCGCTCACCCCACTGGTCGCCCAGCAGCGGGAGAAGAAGAAGGCCGAGCGCGCGGCGAAGGTCGAGGAGGCCCGCGAGGCCAAGACCAAGATCGCCGTCGAGGCCGAGACGATCGCCGCCGGCACCGACTGGCGGCACGGCGTCACCCGGCTCCGCGAGCTGTTGGACGAATGGAAGGCGCTCCCCCGGCTCGACAAGTCCAGCGACGACGAACTGTGGCACCGGTTCTCCTCCGCGCGGACGACGTACACGCGGCACCGCAAGCAGCACTTCGCCGAGCTGTCCTCCAAGCGCGACGAGGCGGCCGTGGTGAAGGAACGCCTCGCCGCCGAGGCCGAATCGCTGTCGTCGTCGACCGACTGGGGACCGACGTCGGGCCGCTTCCGCGACCTCATGAGGCAGTGGAAGGCTGCCGGTCCCGCGCCGCGCGAGGTCGACGACAAGCTGTGGGCCCGCTTCCGCAGCGCCCAGGACGCGTTCTTCGGCGCGCGCGACGCCGTACAGGCCGAGGAGAACCAGGAGCAGGTCGCCAACCTGGCTCTGAAGGAAGCGCTCCTGGTCGAGATCGAGGCGATCCTGCCCGTCACCGACGCCAAGGCGGCCCGCGAGCAACTCCGCGACCTGCTCGACCGCTGGGACGCCATCGGCAAGATCCCGCGCGACTCGATGCGCTCGATCGACGCCCGCCTGCGCGCCGTCGAGCAAGCCGTCAAGTCCGCCGAGGACGAGGTCTGGAACCGCAGCAACCCCGAGGCCCGCGCCCGCGCCGAAGCCACCGTCAAGCAACTCCAGTCGCTCATCGCCGACCTGGAGAAACAAGCCGCCAAACACGAGGCCCAAGGCAACACCAAGAAGGCCACCGAAGCCCGCGAATCCATCGCAGCCCGCCGAGAATGGCTGACCCAAGCCCAAAACGCCCTAGCCGAATTCAGCTGA
- a CDS encoding MBL fold metallo-hydrolase — protein sequence MLIAGFPAGSWGTNCYVVATGQGAECIVIDPGQDAAAGVDQVVRENKLKPVAVLLTHGHIDHMFSVLPVCGSYDATAWIHPDDRHLLSDPMAGISPESARMLLGGNHTFAEPDDVAELKDGLSVELAGLRFAVDHTPGHTRGSVTFTTPYDGPEDVPAILFSGDVLFAGSIGRTDLPGGDHPAMLHTLATKILPMRDEIVVLPGHGGQTTIGREKATNPYLQDLEISK from the coding sequence GTGCTCATCGCCGGGTTCCCCGCGGGTTCGTGGGGTACGAACTGCTACGTCGTCGCCACCGGCCAGGGCGCGGAGTGCATCGTCATCGATCCCGGCCAGGACGCGGCCGCGGGTGTGGACCAGGTCGTCCGCGAGAACAAGCTGAAGCCGGTCGCGGTCCTGCTCACGCACGGCCACATCGACCACATGTTCTCGGTCCTGCCCGTCTGCGGCAGCTACGACGCCACCGCCTGGATCCACCCGGACGACCGGCACCTGCTCAGCGACCCGATGGCCGGGATCAGCCCGGAGAGTGCCCGGATGCTGCTCGGTGGGAACCACACCTTCGCCGAGCCGGACGACGTGGCCGAGCTCAAGGACGGTCTGAGCGTCGAGCTGGCCGGCCTGCGGTTCGCGGTCGACCACACCCCGGGGCACACGAGAGGCTCGGTCACCTTCACCACGCCGTACGACGGGCCCGAGGACGTACCAGCGATTCTTTTCTCCGGTGACGTGTTGTTCGCCGGGTCGATCGGCCGGACGGATCTGCCAGGCGGCGACCATCCGGCGATGCTGCATACGTTGGCCACCAAGATCCTGCCGATGCGCGACGAGATCGTCGTCCTGCCGGGTCATGGCGGCCAGACCACGATCGGCCGGGAAAAGGCGACCAACCCTTACCTGCAGGACCTGGAGATATCGAAATGA
- the hisS gene encoding histidine--tRNA ligase: protein MSKIGPMSGFPEFLPADRIVEQHFLDVIRETFELHGFASIETRAVEPVERLSNQGEDADKEIYGVRRLAAAADDEGPGIGLHFDLTVPFARYVLEHAGKLVFPFRRYQIQKVWRGERPQEGRYREFTQADIDIVDIGTLPSHYEVELPLVIADALRKLPVPEFVIKVNNRKIPEGFYRGLGLDDVATMLRIVDKIDKIGPEKVVERLIEAGATDKQAKLAVQLADISSTDTSFVEKVRALGVEHEILDEGLEQLSQVMAAAEEHAPGLLMADLRIARGLDYYTGAVYEIYLVGQESFGSVGGGGRYDALASDGKTTYPGVGISIGISRLVHRLVSQGLLKSTRSTPTAVLVALNNEDERSDALRTAAVLRGRGIPVEVAPAAAKFGKQIKFADRRGIPFVWFTTENGPEVKDIRSGEQVPADPATWAPPAHDVRPSIETPQENS from the coding sequence ATGAGCAAGATCGGCCCCATGAGCGGGTTCCCCGAATTCCTTCCCGCGGATCGGATCGTCGAGCAGCACTTCCTCGACGTGATCCGCGAGACCTTCGAGCTGCACGGTTTCGCGTCGATCGAGACGCGGGCGGTGGAGCCGGTGGAGCGCCTGTCCAACCAGGGCGAGGACGCGGACAAAGAGATCTACGGCGTACGACGGCTCGCCGCGGCCGCCGATGACGAGGGCCCGGGCATCGGGTTGCACTTCGACCTGACAGTGCCGTTCGCGCGGTACGTGCTGGAGCACGCCGGCAAGCTGGTGTTCCCGTTCCGGCGCTACCAGATCCAGAAGGTGTGGCGGGGTGAGCGCCCGCAAGAGGGCAGGTATCGCGAGTTCACCCAGGCCGACATCGACATCGTGGACATCGGCACGCTGCCGAGCCACTACGAGGTCGAGTTGCCGCTGGTGATCGCCGATGCGCTCCGCAAGCTGCCGGTGCCCGAGTTCGTCATCAAGGTGAACAATCGCAAGATCCCCGAGGGCTTCTACCGCGGTCTCGGCCTGGACGACGTGGCGACCATGCTGCGGATCGTCGACAAGATCGACAAGATCGGTCCGGAGAAGGTGGTCGAGCGGCTGATCGAGGCGGGCGCGACCGACAAGCAGGCCAAGCTCGCCGTCCAGTTGGCCGACATTTCCAGCACCGACACCTCGTTCGTGGAGAAGGTCCGGGCGCTCGGGGTCGAGCACGAGATCCTCGACGAGGGTCTCGAGCAGCTCAGCCAGGTGATGGCTGCCGCCGAGGAGCACGCGCCCGGGTTGCTGATGGCTGACCTGCGGATCGCTCGCGGACTGGACTACTACACCGGTGCGGTCTACGAGATCTACCTCGTCGGCCAGGAGTCGTTCGGCTCCGTCGGCGGCGGTGGCCGGTACGACGCGCTCGCCAGCGACGGCAAGACGACCTACCCCGGTGTCGGGATCTCCATCGGCATCTCGCGGCTCGTGCACCGGCTGGTCAGCCAGGGCCTGCTGAAGAGCACCCGCAGTACGCCGACCGCGGTACTCGTTGCCCTCAACAACGAAGACGAGCGCTCCGACGCGCTCCGGACCGCGGCGGTGCTGCGCGGCCGGGGGATCCCGGTCGAGGTGGCGCCGGCGGCGGCGAAGTTCGGCAAGCAGATCAAGTTCGCCGATCGCCGCGGGATCCCGTTCGTCTGGTTCACCACCGAGAACGGACCGGAAGTGAAGGACATTCGCAGCGGTGAGCAGGTGCCGGCCGATCCGGCGACCTGGGCCCCGCCCGCGCACGACGTACGACCCAGTATCGAAACCCCTCAGGAGAACTCGTGA
- the aspS gene encoding aspartate--tRNA ligase: protein MIRTHSAGSLRAEHNGQTVTLAGWVARRRDHGGVAFIDLRDSSGTVQVVIRDEEAAGELRAEYCLKIVGAVSPRPEGNANPNLPTGEIEIIASEVEVLNEAAPLPFPVEEHHATPVNEEVRLKYRYLDLRRQGPGAALRLRSKVNKAARDVLARHDFVEIETPTLTKSTPEGARDFLVPARLNPGSWYALPQSPQLFKQLLMVAGMERYYQIARCYRDEDFRADRQPEFTQLDIEMSFVDQDDIIALSEEILTELWKLAGHEIQTPIQRMTYAEAMARFGSDKPDLRMGLELVECTDYFKNTPFRVFQAQYVGAVVMPGGADQPRKQLDAWQDWAKQRGARGLAYVLVGQDGELAGPVAKNLSEEERAGLADHVGAKPGDCIFFAAGAVKASRALLGAARLEIGRRGGLIDESAWSFVWVVDAPLFEPADDATAAGDVAVGSGAWTAVHHAFTSPKPDSLATFDTDPGSALAYAYDIVCNGNEIGGGSIRIHREDVQKRVFKVMGLTDEEATEKFGFLLDAFKFGAPPHGGIAFGWDRITALLAGADSIRDVIAFPKSGGGFDPLTSAPAPITPAQRKEAGVDAKPEPKGEEKAEAKQ, encoded by the coding sequence GTGATCCGTACCCATTCCGCCGGCTCGCTCAGGGCCGAGCACAACGGGCAGACCGTCACGCTGGCGGGCTGGGTCGCGCGGCGGCGTGACCACGGTGGCGTGGCGTTCATCGACCTGCGCGACTCCAGCGGCACGGTCCAGGTCGTCATCCGCGACGAAGAGGCCGCGGGCGAACTGCGCGCGGAGTACTGCCTGAAGATCGTCGGCGCGGTCTCGCCGCGGCCCGAGGGCAACGCGAACCCGAACCTGCCGACCGGTGAGATCGAGATCATCGCCAGCGAGGTCGAGGTCCTCAACGAGGCCGCCCCGCTGCCGTTCCCGGTCGAGGAGCACCACGCGACCCCGGTGAACGAGGAGGTCCGGCTGAAGTACCGGTACCTCGACCTGCGCCGCCAGGGTCCGGGGGCCGCGCTGCGGCTGCGGAGCAAGGTGAACAAGGCGGCCCGCGACGTGCTCGCCAGGCACGACTTCGTCGAGATCGAGACGCCGACGCTGACCAAGTCGACGCCGGAAGGCGCCCGGGACTTCCTCGTCCCGGCCCGACTGAACCCGGGTTCCTGGTACGCGTTGCCGCAGTCGCCGCAGCTGTTCAAGCAGTTGCTGATGGTGGCCGGGATGGAGCGCTACTACCAGATCGCCCGCTGCTACCGCGACGAGGACTTCCGCGCCGACCGGCAGCCGGAGTTCACCCAGCTCGACATCGAGATGAGCTTCGTCGACCAGGACGACATCATCGCGCTGTCCGAGGAGATCCTCACCGAGCTGTGGAAGCTCGCCGGCCACGAGATCCAGACCCCGATCCAGCGGATGACGTACGCCGAGGCGATGGCCCGCTTCGGCAGCGACAAGCCCGATCTGCGGATGGGCCTGGAGCTCGTCGAGTGCACGGACTACTTCAAGAACACGCCGTTCCGGGTCTTCCAGGCTCAGTACGTCGGCGCTGTGGTGATGCCGGGTGGCGCCGACCAGCCGCGCAAGCAGCTGGACGCGTGGCAGGACTGGGCCAAGCAGCGTGGTGCGCGCGGTCTCGCGTACGTGCTGGTCGGCCAGGACGGCGAGCTGGCCGGTCCGGTCGCCAAGAACCTGTCCGAGGAGGAGCGCGCCGGCCTGGCCGACCACGTCGGTGCGAAGCCGGGTGACTGCATCTTCTTCGCCGCGGGCGCGGTCAAGGCCTCGCGGGCACTGCTCGGCGCGGCCCGGCTGGAGATCGGCCGCCGCGGCGGGCTGATCGACGAGTCGGCCTGGTCGTTCGTCTGGGTGGTCGACGCCCCGCTGTTCGAGCCGGCCGACGACGCGACGGCCGCTGGTGACGTCGCCGTCGGTTCGGGCGCCTGGACCGCGGTGCACCACGCGTTCACGTCGCCGAAGCCGGACTCGCTGGCCACGTTCGACACCGATCCGGGCAGCGCGCTCGCCTACGCGTACGACATCGTGTGCAACGGCAACGAGATCGGGGGTGGGTCGATCCGTATCCACCGCGAGGACGTGCAGAAGCGCGTGTTCAAGGTGATGGGGCTGACCGACGAGGAGGCGACCGAGAAGTTCGGCTTCCTGCTCGACGCGTTCAAGTTCGGCGCGCCGCCGCACGGCGGGATCGCGTTCGGCTGGGACCGGATCACCGCGCTGCTGGCCGGCGCCGACTCGATCCGCGACGTGATCGCGTTCCCGAAGTCGGGCGGCGGCTTCGACCCGCTGACCTCGGCCCCGGCGCCGATCACCCCGGCCCAGCGCAAGGAGGCCGGCGTCGACGCCAAGCCCGAGCCGAAGGGCGAGGAGAAGGCCGAAGCCAAGCAGTAG
- a CDS encoding glycoside hydrolase family 19 protein — protein MPKPRIRRLLSSVLALAGITAAGLVAATPAHAAVFQTYGSGVNVRADAYLSSAVVRTLSGPTSIDVDCQKEGDLVTVSGGSSKWWAHIPAFGGYVTVAYVAIPEDKLPGVPECGGADPNPPSGDVTLADVQAMFGSRIANPSIVETGLPSLNQAMRDANITTPYRKAAFLATLVHESRLEYNIREIGDTRLYGGRGYIQLTGDFNYRPAGQYFGIDLLGNPELARSLQWSAPIARWYWTVARNINPYADALNMGKVDAAIGFPAGTEDQGRCDSFKNALRYLTGSVPAGVICTRSKALAGDTSKLSRAQFDALGKVGTGLG, from the coding sequence ATGCCGAAACCTCGAATCCGCCGTCTGCTCAGCTCGGTCCTGGCCTTGGCCGGGATCACCGCCGCCGGCCTCGTCGCTGCCACCCCCGCCCACGCCGCCGTCTTCCAGACCTACGGGAGCGGGGTCAACGTCCGCGCCGACGCCTACCTCTCGTCGGCGGTGGTCCGCACGCTGTCCGGCCCGACCTCCATCGACGTGGACTGCCAGAAGGAAGGCGACCTGGTCACCGTCTCCGGTGGCTCCAGCAAGTGGTGGGCACACATCCCCGCCTTCGGTGGCTACGTCACGGTCGCCTATGTGGCGATCCCCGAGGACAAGCTGCCCGGCGTACCGGAGTGCGGAGGCGCTGACCCGAATCCGCCGAGCGGTGACGTCACGCTGGCCGACGTACAGGCCATGTTCGGCAGCCGGATCGCGAACCCGTCGATCGTGGAGACCGGACTGCCGTCGCTGAACCAGGCGATGCGGGACGCGAACATCACCACGCCGTACCGCAAGGCAGCCTTCCTGGCCACGCTGGTGCACGAGTCGCGGCTCGAGTACAACATCCGCGAGATCGGCGACACCCGGCTGTACGGCGGTCGCGGCTACATCCAGTTGACCGGCGACTTCAACTATCGCCCGGCCGGTCAGTACTTCGGGATCGACCTGCTCGGCAATCCCGAGCTGGCCCGTTCGCTGCAGTGGAGCGCCCCGATCGCCCGCTGGTACTGGACTGTTGCCCGCAACATCAATCCGTACGCCGACGCGCTCAACATGGGCAAGGTGGACGCGGCGATCGGCTTCCCGGCGGGTACGGAGGACCAGGGTCGCTGCGACTCCTTCAAGAACGCCCTGCGCTACCTCACCGGCTCGGTCCCGGCCGGCGTGATCTGCACCCGGTCGAAGGCGCTCGCCGGTGACACCAGCAAGCTGAGCCGCGCCCAGTTCGACGCCCTCGGCAAGGTGGGCACCGGCCTCGGCTGA
- a CDS encoding helix-turn-helix transcriptional regulator — MEVSVELLPHLRRARDVADRDFAGSLDLAGLAAAAGVSKYHFLRCFAAAYGETPMQYVTRRRIERATDLLRATNLTVTEVCELVGYASLGSFSQRFAELVGMSPSQYQRTQTGARIPGCFVFMLGLNSAIPEKPSPTGTP, encoded by the coding sequence GTGGAGGTGTCTGTGGAGTTGTTGCCGCATCTTCGGCGTGCGCGGGATGTCGCCGATCGCGACTTCGCGGGATCGCTCGACCTGGCTGGTCTGGCAGCGGCGGCCGGTGTCTCGAAGTACCACTTCCTGCGGTGTTTCGCCGCGGCGTACGGCGAGACGCCGATGCAGTACGTCACCCGGCGCCGGATCGAGCGGGCGACCGATCTGCTGCGCGCCACCAATCTCACCGTCACCGAGGTGTGCGAGCTGGTCGGCTATGCCAGCCTCGGGTCCTTCTCGCAGCGCTTCGCCGAGCTGGTCGGGATGAGCCCGTCGCAGTACCAGCGCACGCAGACCGGCGCGCGGATCCCCGGCTGCTTCGTCTTCATGCTGGGGCTGAACTCCGCAATTCCGGAGAAGCCGTCACCAACCGGTACGCCGTAG
- a CDS encoding VOC family protein: MITNVSLVTVYVDDIDEAKAFYTGKLGFVVKDDITLSPEFRWCTVFQADHPELELALRVPGPPLDQESADSIRRIMAKGSMHGFGIATDNCRKTFDELVAKGVEYLQEPADRPYGVEAVLRDNSGNWLVLVESKPYTPEDFS; the protein is encoded by the coding sequence GTGATCACCAATGTCAGCCTGGTCACCGTGTACGTGGACGACATCGACGAGGCGAAGGCGTTCTACACCGGCAAGCTGGGCTTTGTCGTGAAGGACGACATCACGCTGAGCCCGGAGTTCCGCTGGTGCACGGTGTTCCAGGCCGATCACCCCGAACTCGAGCTCGCGTTGCGGGTGCCCGGTCCGCCGCTCGATCAGGAGTCGGCCGACTCGATCCGCCGCATCATGGCGAAGGGGTCGATGCACGGCTTCGGGATCGCCACCGACAACTGCCGCAAGACCTTCGACGAGCTGGTCGCGAAGGGCGTCGAGTACCTGCAGGAGCCCGCCGACCGCCCGTACGGCGTGGAGGCCGTGCTCCGCGACAACTCGGGCAACTGGCTGGTGCTGGTCGAGTCCAAGCCCTACACGCCGGAAGACTTCAGCTGA
- a CDS encoding GntR family transcriptional regulator, with protein sequence MKLSVDPAAAKPPYEQVKDQLDALIRRGKLAQGTRLPTVRQLAGELGLAVNTVARAYKELEADRLIETRGRNGTFVLASRSQVDDEETLAAATAFARAARRAGLSVAEATRILQQAW encoded by the coding sequence GTGAAGCTCTCAGTCGATCCGGCTGCCGCGAAACCGCCGTACGAGCAAGTGAAGGATCAGCTCGACGCGTTGATCCGGCGCGGGAAGCTCGCGCAGGGGACACGGTTGCCGACCGTCCGGCAGTTGGCCGGCGAGCTCGGGCTGGCCGTGAACACGGTGGCGCGGGCCTACAAGGAACTGGAAGCCGATCGCCTGATCGAGACCCGTGGCCGCAACGGCACCTTCGTGCTGGCGTCCCGCAGTCAGGTCGACGACGAGGAGACCCTCGCCGCCGCCACCGCCTTCGCCCGGGCCGCCCGCCGGGCCGGCCTCAGCGTCGCCGAGGCAACCCGGATCCTCCAGCAGGCCTGGTAA